In the Paenibacillus sp. FSL H7-0357 genome, one interval contains:
- the ypeB gene encoding germination protein YpeB: MYKRLSAIMFPLTALLLIGALVWGYQENQEKNSILIKAENQYQRAFHDLSYHVERLHGELGNTLAVNSASNGVHRKGLVNVWRLTSEAQNEINQLPLTLLPFSQTEEFLSKISNFSYKAAVRDFTKKPLTEAEMGNLKALYKNSGEISKDLQEVQNKVISNKLRWMDVESALATEEKAEDNTIIDGFKTVDKRVAAYPELDWGPSVASIYDKRSVKKLGGKPVTAEDIKAKAVKFADTGANTKVDVRENGKGTEWASYTATVTPPNHKAPISMDFTVEGGLLISYNDNREVGPAKVSMKQAVVKAGEFLKQKGYAGMTAVSADRYNNLGNLTFVSSKDGVLIYPEKLTLRVGLDTGETVGFQASDYVREHQEKREIPKPELSLAKAREKLNPEFKELYNRMAWIENEDAVELLTYEFGGKINGSQYRIYLNAADGNEEAVEEIRTSSGAQDK; encoded by the coding sequence ATGTACAAAAGATTAAGTGCCATAATGTTCCCGCTTACCGCGCTTTTGCTGATTGGCGCACTGGTGTGGGGGTATCAGGAGAACCAGGAGAAAAATTCGATTCTGATTAAAGCAGAGAACCAGTATCAACGGGCTTTTCACGATCTCTCCTATCATGTGGAGCGGCTTCATGGAGAGCTGGGAAATACACTTGCCGTCAATTCGGCCTCTAACGGTGTTCACCGCAAAGGACTTGTCAATGTATGGCGGCTTACCAGCGAGGCGCAGAATGAGATCAACCAACTGCCGCTTACGCTGCTGCCGTTTAGCCAAACAGAGGAGTTCCTCTCCAAGATCTCCAATTTCTCTTACAAAGCTGCTGTCCGCGATTTCACCAAGAAGCCGCTGACCGAAGCTGAGATGGGGAATTTAAAGGCGCTCTATAAGAATTCGGGTGAAATCTCCAAGGATCTGCAGGAGGTACAGAACAAGGTCATCAGCAATAAGCTGCGTTGGATGGATGTCGAGTCAGCTCTTGCTACAGAAGAAAAGGCGGAAGACAATACAATTATTGATGGCTTCAAGACGGTAGACAAGCGTGTGGCGGCCTACCCTGAGCTGGACTGGGGACCCTCTGTTGCCAGCATTTATGACAAGCGTTCCGTTAAGAAGCTGGGCGGTAAACCTGTCACGGCAGAGGATATCAAAGCCAAGGCTGTAAAGTTTGCCGATACTGGTGCTAATACCAAGGTGGATGTTAGGGAGAATGGCAAGGGAACCGAATGGGCTTCCTATACAGCCACTGTAACACCTCCGAATCACAAAGCTCCCATCAGTATGGACTTCACGGTGGAGGGCGGACTGCTGATTTCGTACAATGACAATCGCGAGGTCGGACCAGCCAAGGTATCCATGAAGCAGGCTGTCGTCAAAGCCGGGGAGTTTCTGAAGCAGAAGGGCTATGCCGGCATGACGGCAGTCAGTGCTGACAGATACAATAATTTGGGGAATTTAACTTTTGTAAGCAGCAAAGACGGTGTATTGATTTATCCTGAGAAATTGACGCTGCGCGTCGGGCTGGATACCGGAGAAACCGTGGGCTTTCAAGCCAGCGATTATGTCCGTGAGCATCAGGAGAAACGTGAAATTCCAAAACCTGAGCTGTCCCTCGCCAAGGCCAGAGAGAAGCTGAATCCGGAATTCAAGGAACTGTACAACCGGATGGCCTGGATCGAGAATGAGGATGCTGTTGAACTGCTGACCTATGAATTTGGCGGCAAAATCAATGGTTCACAGTATCGGATTTACCTCAATGCGGCGGATGGAAATGAAGAAGCGGTCGAAGAGATTCGCACCTCTTCGGGGGCTCAGGATAAATAA
- the prsW gene encoding glutamic-type intramembrane protease PrsW, with the protein MLWLSVISSAVAPGLALLTFFYLKDKYDQEPLHMVVKVFLLGLLIVFPVMIIQRGLTLGLDSGPYVDSFLISSGVEEGLKWFVLYHMIYNHTEFDEPYDGILYAVAISLGFATIENVMYAWYSQASIGSMIMRALLPVSGHAMFGVIMGYHMGRAKFSKPGKGRGILLVSLLLPWLWHGIYDFILSTSPNYWIWYIVPLMAVLWYGGMGKVARANNRSPFRFLKREEEVNL; encoded by the coding sequence GTGCTTTGGTTATCGGTCATTTCGTCGGCAGTGGCACCGGGACTTGCCCTGCTGACTTTTTTCTATCTGAAAGACAAGTACGATCAGGAACCGCTGCATATGGTGGTCAAGGTGTTTTTGCTTGGACTGCTGATTGTTTTTCCGGTAATGATCATTCAGAGAGGTCTTACGCTTGGGCTGGACAGTGGACCTTATGTCGATTCTTTTCTGATTTCCTCCGGGGTGGAGGAAGGGTTGAAGTGGTTTGTGCTGTACCATATGATTTACAACCATACCGAATTTGACGAGCCATATGATGGAATACTATACGCCGTGGCGATTTCGCTCGGTTTTGCAACAATAGAAAATGTAATGTACGCCTGGTACAGTCAAGCTTCAATAGGTTCAATGATTATGCGGGCGCTGCTTCCGGTGTCGGGACATGCAATGTTCGGGGTCATTATGGGCTACCACATGGGCAGGGCCAAGTTCTCGAAACCGGGCAAAGGCAGAGGAATATTGCTAGTCTCTCTGCTGCTGCCATGGCTGTGGCACGGAATCTATGATTTTATCCTCAGCACGTCGCCCAATTACTGGATTTGGTATATCGTACCTTTGATGGCCGTATTGTGGTACGGAGGGATGGGCAAGGTGGCGCGGGCCAACAACCGTTCGCCGTTTCGTTTTCTGAAGCGGGAGGAAGAGGTTAACCTGTAA
- a CDS encoding genetic competence negative regulator, whose protein sequence is MRIERLSQDKIRIFLTFDDLSERGIQKEDMWQEVPKVHDLFTEMMDQAYSELGFDATGPLAVEVFAMPAQGMVVIVTRGKYDHHQYGAPGEEELPEEIYEMEVTLEQSDSIVYAFRDFEVLVEAAHVLIGNITSQGKLYSYNNKWYLYFDPKEFEEPALSGLVAVLAEFGDSSPVTEAVLDEYGKTVMAENAIQLLCTHFKRQE, encoded by the coding sequence ATGAGAATAGAGCGATTAAGTCAAGATAAGATACGGATTTTCCTCACTTTTGACGACCTGAGCGAGCGGGGCATCCAGAAGGAAGATATGTGGCAGGAAGTTCCCAAGGTGCATGACCTTTTTACGGAAATGATGGATCAAGCGTATAGTGAACTTGGTTTTGACGCTACCGGTCCGCTTGCCGTAGAAGTGTTCGCAATGCCCGCGCAAGGTATGGTCGTTATTGTGACCCGGGGGAAATATGATCACCATCAGTACGGTGCGCCCGGAGAAGAAGAATTGCCTGAAGAGATCTATGAAATGGAAGTTACTCTTGAACAAAGCGACTCCATTGTGTATGCATTCCGCGATTTTGAGGTTCTGGTTGAAGCGGCACATGTACTCATCGGCAATATTACTTCCCAGGGGAAACTGTATTCTTATAACAATAAATGGTATCTTTACTTCGATCCGAAGGAATTTGAGGAGCCGGCATTGTCTGGACTTGTTGCCGTATTGGCAGAGTTCGGCGATTCTTCGCCGGTTACCGAGGCCGTACTGGATGAATACGGAAAGACGGTTATGGCCGAAAATGCGATCCAATTGTTGTGCACTCACTTTAAGCGCCAGGAATAA
- a CDS encoding polysaccharide deacetylase family protein — translation MVKATSALLLTAILLASCSNGDNSGKTVNNNAQPTAAATETASSSATALAAQGNDAAEASAPPQATPAGSSNTGGTAGGSTATDGQATTSGDAGTAQPSGETNPAEIPLLYHMNKNYDIVPNEEGTNKKVILLTFDDGPKEAEMINPLMDTLDKHKAKAIFFVNGYRVKEHPELLELIHSRGGIIGNHSWDHIKLKDESYTEVKKQIEDVQKIVKEVVGETPNFFRPPHGAGGDVGKKVAAENGLLYMTWSVGSLDWEMKEKDANKTEKLITNVTDQLHSGSNILMHELPWTVEALDTLLTKLEAKGYSFVDPRSIELKMR, via the coding sequence GTGGTTAAAGCGACATCAGCACTGCTGCTGACCGCCATTTTGCTGGCATCCTGCAGCAACGGCGATAACAGCGGCAAGACAGTGAACAACAATGCTCAGCCGACAGCGGCGGCAACTGAAACAGCATCGTCATCAGCTACGGCTCTAGCCGCTCAGGGGAATGATGCTGCGGAGGCAAGTGCCCCACCTCAGGCGACACCAGCCGGCTCTTCAAACACCGGAGGGACTGCGGGCGGAAGCACAGCCACGGATGGGCAGGCCACGACTTCCGGCGATGCAGGTACCGCTCAGCCAAGCGGAGAGACAAATCCAGCAGAAATCCCGCTCCTGTACCATATGAACAAAAATTACGACATTGTTCCGAATGAAGAAGGCACCAACAAGAAAGTCATCCTGCTGACCTTCGATGATGGCCCGAAGGAAGCCGAAATGATCAATCCGCTGATGGATACCTTGGACAAACACAAAGCTAAAGCGATCTTCTTCGTGAACGGCTACCGCGTCAAAGAACATCCCGAGCTGCTTGAGCTTATCCATAGCCGGGGCGGAATTATCGGTAATCACAGCTGGGATCATATCAAGCTGAAGGACGAATCCTATACCGAAGTGAAGAAACAGATCGAGGATGTGCAGAAGATTGTCAAGGAAGTTGTAGGCGAAACCCCGAATTTCTTCCGTCCCCCGCATGGAGCAGGCGGCGATGTCGGCAAGAAGGTGGCGGCAGAGAACGGACTGCTTTATATGACCTGGTCCGTAGGATCACTTGACTGGGAAATGAAAGAAAAGGATGCCAATAAAACGGAGAAGCTGATTACAAATGTTACCGACCAGCTTCATTCCGGAAGCAACATCCTGATGCATGAGCTTCCCTGGACCGTGGAAGCATTGGATACGCTGCTTACGAAGCTGGAAGCCAAGGGTTACAGCTTCGTAGATCCGCGCAGCATTGAGCTGAAGATGCGCTGA
- a CDS encoding metallophosphoesterase yields MVTGWVIIIMVALLLLLGIVAAIMVVSAFKKNIIAEEISLGSLPAEFDGYRILFITDIHRRRLPKKLLDPLHGKVDAVFLGGDLTEKGSPINRLVDNMALVASLAPVYAVHGNHDYRANISLVDNIIRGSGASLLIDENITLERGNECLLLTGVDFPKKGGKKAYAPLAPVPESLSSCCRIILVHDPLWVSQQPGLPADLILAGHTHGGQVVLPLIRQRHTDPFYQQYNAGMYRLERKDSSGAFVQMLISRGFGTAHLPLRWGSPAEMHVLTLRKGQGTA; encoded by the coding sequence ATGGTAACCGGCTGGGTTATAATTATTATGGTGGCCCTGCTCCTGTTGCTGGGTATAGTAGCTGCAATTATGGTAGTTTCGGCATTTAAAAAGAACATTATTGCCGAGGAAATATCTCTCGGTTCACTTCCAGCGGAATTTGACGGTTACCGGATTCTGTTTATCACGGATATTCATCGCCGCCGGCTTCCCAAAAAGCTGCTCGATCCCTTACATGGAAAAGTAGATGCTGTTTTTCTGGGAGGTGACCTGACGGAGAAGGGGAGTCCCATAAACCGTCTCGTTGATAATATGGCGCTTGTGGCTTCACTTGCACCTGTGTATGCCGTTCACGGTAACCATGATTACCGGGCAAATATTTCGCTGGTGGACAATATTATCCGCGGCAGCGGGGCCAGCCTGCTGATCGATGAGAATATAACACTTGAACGGGGAAATGAATGTCTGCTGCTGACCGGTGTGGATTTCCCGAAGAAAGGCGGCAAAAAAGCGTATGCTCCTCTGGCTCCGGTCCCTGAGTCACTCTCCTCATGCTGCCGGATTATCCTAGTTCATGATCCGCTTTGGGTGTCCCAGCAGCCCGGCTTGCCCGCAGATCTTATTCTTGCCGGCCATACGCATGGTGGACAGGTGGTTCTGCCATTGATCAGGCAGAGGCATACAGATCCGTTCTACCAGCAATATAATGCCGGAATGTACCGGCTTGAGCGGAAGGACAGCTCGGGAGCATTCGTCCAAATGCTAATCAGCCGCGGCTTCGGCACCGCTCATCTGCCGCTGCGCTGGGGCAGTCCGGCAGAAATGCATGTACTGACCCTGCGCAAAGGGCAGGGAACCGCTTGA